The following coding sequences are from one Shewanella eurypsychrophilus window:
- a CDS encoding cysteine hydrolase family protein, with the protein MFKSKSIKLSIAAALGLSAMALSSAAMAGEATKYVYKQGFMPLETVEFDLSKTAMFVTDPQNDFLSEKSPAWGLVGPGVIKNQVIQKEKKLMSVAKEVGIPVFYSTHMYTPKDFENWTSLNGIDKIMFDNKMFAQGTFGHDYHPDLKPDDNTIVMNPHKGLSNFWSGDAAIQLRQNGIETIILYGMSANMCVESHARDAIENGFDVVILADATAAAGDAAYEAALTNFEFLAHEVAYTDQIIERLREAKSEQYSGSYTTVKHHR; encoded by the coding sequence ATGTTTAAGTCAAAATCAATCAAATTAAGTATCGCCGCTGCTTTAGGTCTTTCGGCAATGGCATTATCAAGTGCTGCAATGGCTGGGGAAGCAACGAAGTATGTGTACAAGCAAGGGTTCATGCCTTTGGAAACAGTTGAGTTCGATCTGTCTAAAACAGCAATGTTTGTGACAGACCCTCAAAATGATTTCTTGTCAGAAAAGAGCCCTGCTTGGGGTTTAGTTGGTCCAGGTGTGATTAAGAACCAAGTCATTCAGAAAGAGAAAAAACTAATGAGTGTGGCCAAAGAAGTGGGCATACCAGTGTTTTACTCAACGCATATGTATACACCAAAAGACTTTGAAAACTGGACGAGCTTGAATGGCATCGACAAAATCATGTTTGATAACAAGATGTTTGCCCAGGGGACATTTGGTCATGATTACCACCCAGACCTTAAGCCTGATGATAATACTATTGTGATGAATCCGCATAAAGGTTTGAGTAATTTCTGGTCAGGTGATGCAGCGATTCAACTAAGACAGAATGGCATTGAGACTATTATTCTTTACGGTATGTCAGCGAATATGTGTGTGGAGTCTCATGCTCGAGATGCTATTGAAAATGGCTTTGATGTGGTTATTCTAGCAGATGCGACTGCAGCAGCAGGTGATGCGGCATATGAAGCAGCATTGACGAACTTCGAGTTTTTAGCACATGAAGTTGCGTATACCGATCAGATTATTGAACGCTTACGTGAAGCGAAAAGTGAACAATATTCAGGTTCGTATACTACTGTAAAACATCATCGCTAA
- a CDS encoding response regulator codes for MKHSPLIVRVPNSFIIATISISILPALMYFLGADFSSNYGFLDLEEAKLVSGIESRDLLFSVLSGSFIHTLLEWSAIVIAVVTVVLAFVHFQIKKDVVTPIIGVALFTAGCMDLFHILAADRLITATAPNQDFIPFTWAISRVFNASIIMVGVILLLLRGKQKTNLPFILFTSFSFGLIAYLIVVYCATQTQLPQTTFPDSFVSRPWDLLPLIIYFICGFWLYPKLYTKQPSLFTHALWISLIPQSMTEIHMAFGSVAVFDSHFNIGHFLKVVAYTIPLAGLLLDYLNTYKSKIQLEQELSAEKANLELKVKSRTQDLEQSEAMMHSIIATAMDAVIRMDHNGNVLAWNKHAESTYGWSESEALGEPITRFICFESHDDDECSEFSDFLKTGNGVFNNNRIETTAMRKDGESFVVEVAMTSLKQSGKIIFNSFSRDITQRKLAEENLSAARQEAVAANNSKSEFLANMSHEIRTPMNAILGMSHLALQSQLEPKQRHYIDKVHNSAENLLGIINDILDFSKIEAGKLDLENCDFRLEHVFDNTSNLIGINAEEKGLELLFAIDIDLPTELIGDRLRLNQILLNLGNNAVKFTETGEIVIGVKEFSRTSGEVELHFWVQDSGMGMSNELQSKLFQSFSQADSSTTRKYGGTGLGLAISKQLVEMMNGRIWVDSEEGKGSTFHFTARFGLQQKKAISRAFHYDELKGLRVLVVDDNACASNVLVCMVEGFGLMAESVSDGVKAIERIREADKSDNPFELILMDWKMPQMSGIDVVQKLQQEYFSNTPTIIMVTAYSRDEVLKGIEQLKINLQSILTKPVSPSTLLEAMGDALGKHVEVSTSSLKRTTSSLDSMRLLSGAKILLVEDNDINQELAMELLQQCDIEVVVADNGRKALAILAQEPNFDGVLMDCQMPVMDGYEATRAIRQMQQFERLPILAMTANAMVGDREKVIAAGMNDHISKPLNVELMYETMARWFKPNQSSNFTVEGIEGTPSITLQLEQLSHSLIDYDTEADDLIEKLKSSPELAEYLEFFERMTEHMIQYDFDSALLELNKIIEQVKP; via the coding sequence ATGAAACATAGCCCATTAATTGTCAGAGTGCCGAACTCTTTTATTATCGCAACAATCAGCATTAGTATATTACCAGCTTTAATGTATTTCTTAGGTGCTGACTTTAGTTCTAATTATGGCTTTCTTGACCTAGAAGAAGCGAAGCTGGTATCTGGCATCGAATCCCGTGATCTCCTGTTTAGTGTATTATCCGGCAGCTTTATTCATACCCTGTTGGAATGGAGTGCAATTGTTATAGCGGTTGTAACAGTGGTACTTGCTTTTGTTCATTTTCAAATAAAGAAAGATGTCGTAACTCCTATCATAGGAGTAGCATTATTTACCGCGGGGTGTATGGACCTATTTCACATTCTTGCTGCAGATAGGCTGATAACCGCAACCGCACCAAATCAGGATTTTATCCCCTTTACATGGGCCATCTCACGAGTGTTTAATGCATCAATCATAATGGTTGGTGTCATCTTGTTACTACTGAGGGGGAAGCAAAAAACTAATTTACCGTTTATTCTTTTTACAAGTTTTAGTTTTGGTCTAATTGCTTACCTAATCGTAGTCTATTGTGCTACTCAAACCCAACTGCCGCAAACTACTTTTCCAGACTCTTTTGTTTCGAGGCCTTGGGATCTACTTCCGTTAATTATTTATTTTATATGTGGTTTTTGGCTTTATCCTAAGCTTTACACTAAACAGCCGTCATTATTTACTCATGCGCTATGGATTAGTTTAATCCCCCAGTCTATGACTGAAATACACATGGCATTTGGTTCGGTCGCTGTATTTGATAGTCACTTTAATATTGGACACTTTTTGAAAGTGGTAGCTTATACAATTCCTTTGGCAGGGCTATTGTTAGATTATTTAAACACTTATAAATCTAAGATACAGCTTGAACAGGAGCTTTCAGCTGAAAAGGCGAATTTAGAGCTCAAAGTCAAAAGTCGTACTCAAGACTTAGAGCAGAGTGAGGCAATGATGCACTCCATTATTGCAACAGCGATGGATGCAGTTATTAGAATGGATCATAATGGCAATGTTTTAGCATGGAATAAACATGCTGAAAGCACCTACGGTTGGAGTGAGAGTGAGGCTTTAGGTGAGCCTATAACTCGATTTATTTGCTTTGAGTCTCATGATGACGATGAATGTTCAGAGTTCTCTGATTTTTTAAAAACTGGAAATGGAGTCTTTAATAATAACCGTATAGAGACAACTGCAATGCGTAAGGATGGTGAGTCATTTGTTGTTGAGGTTGCTATGACATCATTGAAGCAGAGCGGGAAAATAATATTTAATTCGTTTTCTCGAGATATTACTCAACGAAAACTAGCAGAGGAGAACTTGAGCGCAGCTCGGCAGGAAGCTGTTGCTGCTAATAACTCTAAAAGTGAATTTTTGGCGAATATGTCCCATGAAATTCGTACTCCTATGAATGCCATTCTCGGTATGTCTCATCTAGCTTTACAATCTCAACTCGAACCTAAGCAGAGGCACTATATTGATAAGGTGCATAACAGTGCTGAGAATTTGCTCGGTATTATTAATGATATTTTAGACTTTTCAAAAATTGAAGCGGGAAAACTTGATCTTGAGAACTGTGATTTCAGGCTTGAGCACGTATTTGATAATACTTCAAACCTCATAGGAATCAATGCTGAAGAGAAAGGGCTGGAATTACTGTTCGCTATCGACATAGACCTTCCAACAGAACTCATTGGGGATAGGTTGCGGCTTAATCAAATTTTGCTGAATTTAGGTAATAATGCAGTTAAGTTTACTGAAACTGGTGAGATTGTCATTGGGGTTAAAGAGTTCAGCCGAACCTCTGGTGAAGTAGAGTTACATTTCTGGGTACAGGACTCTGGGATGGGGATGTCTAATGAGCTTCAAAGTAAACTTTTTCAAAGTTTTAGCCAGGCTGATTCATCGACGACGAGAAAGTATGGTGGAACAGGTCTTGGACTAGCGATTTCAAAGCAGTTAGTAGAGATGATGAATGGGCGTATTTGGGTAGACTCTGAAGAGGGGAAAGGCTCCACTTTTCATTTTACTGCTCGTTTTGGTCTACAACAAAAAAAGGCTATAAGCCGTGCATTTCATTACGATGAACTAAAAGGCTTGAGAGTACTCGTGGTCGATGACAATGCCTGTGCGAGTAATGTATTAGTGTGCATGGTTGAAGGTTTTGGCCTTATGGCTGAGTCAGTAAGTGATGGAGTTAAAGCTATTGAACGCATTCGTGAGGCTGACAAATCGGATAATCCTTTTGAACTCATATTAATGGATTGGAAAATGCCTCAGATGAGTGGTATCGATGTGGTTCAAAAGCTACAGCAAGAGTATTTCAGTAACACTCCTACGATCATCATGGTCACTGCCTATAGCCGAGATGAGGTACTTAAAGGAATTGAACAGTTAAAAATCAATTTGCAATCAATATTAACGAAACCTGTCAGCCCAAGCACCTTGCTCGAAGCTATGGGGGATGCACTAGGTAAACATGTTGAGGTTAGTACTTCTAGCTTGAAGCGCACTACATCAAGTTTGGATAGTATGAGGCTTTTATCAGGTGCAAAAATACTATTAGTTGAGGATAACGATATTAACCAAGAGCTGGCAATGGAGCTGCTACAGCAGTGTGATATAGAAGTTGTTGTTGCAGATAATGGGCGTAAAGCTTTAGCTATTCTAGCTCAGGAGCCTAATTTTGATGGGGTGCTAATGGATTGCCAGATGCCTGTTATGGATGGTTATGAAGCGACTAGAGCAATTCGACAGATGCAACAGTTCGAGCGCTTACCCATATTGGCAATGACAGCCAATGCCATGGTAGGTGATCGGGAAAAAGTGATTGCTGCTGGAATGAACGACCATATTTCGAAACCGCTTAATGTTGAACTTATGTATGAAACAATGGCTCGTTGGTTCAAGCCTAATCAATCATCCAATTTTACCGTAGAAGGAATAGAAGGTACTCCATCTATTACTTTGCAACTTGAACAGTTAAGTCATAGCTTAATAGACTATGACACCGAAGCCGATGATCTTATCGAAAAGCTGAAGTCCTCCCCTGAGTTAGCTGAATACCTAGAATTTTTTGAAAGAATGACAGAGCATATGATTCAGTATGATTTTGACTCTGCACTTCTTGAACTCAACAAAATAATAGAGCAGGTTAAGCCTTAA
- a CDS encoding response regulator — MSNYSLLLIVFFIGFICSLLLLFIGCRGYFGGSAKTLISQVMGLKSTESDRSAQEELLLIKLVSSLPLPIALFYPGGKVIAFNQTLTNLLGYTKEDIPHVDDHWVHFYPSPEYRKTVKKEWQARIDKSVATGFPIEPMEVKTTSKSGRDFELEVHTVPIGNILVSIRIDLTKQKQAQSDTQKLFDNIPGMFWRVENAPDYPVEFFSYGAKEISGFSAEDFMSKKLQWVDIIYPEDLDQVIEAVALTTEKKEMHDITYRIIKANGDIRWVRSIGIFFDSDISGKQFLDGYVFDIQRQKELEATQTQLIEEAKKANKAKSEFLANMSHEVRTPMNAIIGMSYLALQAQLAPKQRNYIEKVHNSAENLLGIINDILDFSKIEAGKLDIDKSDFRLEQVFDNTANLIGINAEEKGLELLFSINIDIPTALIGDRLRLNQILLNLGNNAVKFTERGEVLVGVEELSRNEGGIELHFWVKDSGMGMNDETQSKLFESFSQADTSTTRKYGGTGLGLAISKQLIEMMEGKIWVESDVGKGSTFHFTAHFGLQKEELPKRAFYYDELKGLRALVVDDNRCANNVLVEMLESFGLSVESAFDGVQAIDTVLKAEKQCRPFDLVMMDWKMPKMNGIEVVEQLQQRYCSQTPTIIMVTAYSRDEVLKGVELLEVSLQSILMKPVSPSTLLEAMGDALGKYVDVSTSSLKRNTSSLERMKKLKGAKILLVEDNDINQELAIELLQQCDIEVILAENGQQALDILGLDPDFDGVLMDCQMPVMDGYEASRKIREIECFECLPILAMTANAMVGDREKVITAGMNDHISKPLNVELMYETMARWISPQCRGLASTGIEKLMLSAHDNCASKKAVASEAEILELSKLQVLLEGNDTGAEEQFELVKRLPSLSKYSKELQRLEDMLDEYRFDDALNAVKLLILLLES, encoded by the coding sequence TTGAGCAACTATTCTTTACTTTTGATAGTTTTTTTTATTGGCTTCATTTGTTCTTTACTCTTACTTTTTATTGGTTGTAGAGGCTATTTTGGAGGCTCTGCTAAAACATTAATCAGCCAGGTTATGGGGCTAAAATCAACAGAAAGTGATCGAAGCGCTCAAGAAGAGCTACTGCTTATTAAGTTAGTTAGCTCTCTGCCTTTGCCTATTGCTCTGTTTTATCCGGGTGGTAAGGTTATCGCGTTCAACCAAACTCTGACTAATCTCCTTGGGTACACTAAGGAGGATATCCCTCACGTTGATGACCATTGGGTTCATTTTTACCCCTCTCCAGAGTATCGCAAAACGGTTAAAAAAGAATGGCAAGCAAGAATTGATAAAAGTGTCGCTACAGGCTTCCCCATTGAGCCCATGGAAGTAAAAACAACGTCTAAGTCTGGAAGGGATTTCGAGCTGGAGGTTCATACCGTTCCTATAGGTAACATACTAGTTTCGATACGAATTGATTTAACAAAGCAGAAGCAAGCTCAAAGCGATACTCAAAAGTTGTTTGATAATATACCTGGTATGTTTTGGCGAGTAGAGAATGCACCTGATTATCCTGTAGAGTTTTTCAGTTATGGCGCTAAGGAAATTTCAGGGTTTTCTGCTGAAGATTTTATGTCAAAGAAGTTGCAGTGGGTGGATATTATATATCCTGAAGATTTAGACCAAGTTATTGAAGCTGTAGCTCTTACTACTGAAAAAAAAGAGATGCACGACATCACTTATCGAATCATTAAAGCTAATGGTGATATCAGATGGGTACGTTCTATTGGGATCTTTTTTGATAGTGATATTAGTGGTAAGCAGTTTTTAGATGGGTATGTCTTTGATATTCAGCGACAAAAAGAGTTAGAGGCTACTCAAACCCAATTGATCGAAGAAGCCAAGAAAGCCAATAAAGCTAAAAGTGAGTTTTTAGCGAATATGTCTCATGAAGTCAGAACTCCAATGAATGCCATTATTGGAATGTCTTATCTTGCATTACAAGCTCAGCTAGCCCCTAAACAGAGGAACTATATTGAAAAAGTACATAATAGTGCTGAGAATTTGCTCGGCATAATCAATGACATTTTGGACTTTTCAAAAATAGAGGCTGGAAAACTGGATATAGACAAAAGTGATTTTAGGTTAGAACAGGTGTTTGATAATACAGCAAATCTAATTGGTATTAATGCAGAAGAAAAAGGTCTTGAATTGTTATTCTCTATTAATATCGATATCCCTACAGCACTTATTGGAGATCGTTTACGTCTTAATCAGATACTACTCAACTTAGGTAATAACGCGGTAAAATTCACCGAAAGAGGCGAGGTTTTAGTTGGGGTAGAAGAACTAAGCCGTAACGAGGGGGGGATCGAATTACATTTCTGGGTAAAAGACTCTGGTATGGGGATGAATGATGAGACTCAAAGTAAGCTCTTTGAAAGTTTTAGCCAGGCGGACACATCTACGACTAGAAAATATGGCGGTACCGGCCTAGGCCTAGCAATTTCTAAGCAACTAATAGAGATGATGGAAGGCAAGATTTGGGTGGAGTCAGATGTGGGGAAAGGCTCTACTTTTCACTTCACAGCACATTTTGGTCTACAGAAAGAGGAGCTACCCAAACGTGCTTTTTATTACGATGAATTAAAAGGCTTACGTGCATTGGTCGTTGACGATAATAGATGTGCCAATAATGTACTCGTCGAGATGCTGGAGAGCTTTGGGTTAAGTGTTGAATCTGCTTTTGATGGTGTTCAGGCAATAGATACTGTACTCAAAGCAGAAAAGCAGTGTAGGCCTTTTGATCTGGTGATGATGGATTGGAAGATGCCAAAAATGAATGGTATTGAGGTTGTTGAGCAATTACAACAAAGATATTGTAGCCAAACGCCAACGATTATAATGGTTACAGCCTATAGTCGTGATGAAGTTCTTAAAGGTGTTGAGTTACTAGAAGTAAGTTTACAATCCATATTAATGAAGCCAGTTAGCCCGAGTACCTTACTTGAGGCTATGGGGGATGCTTTAGGCAAGTATGTTGATGTTAGTACCTCGAGTTTAAAGCGAAATACCTCAAGTTTGGAACGTATGAAAAAGCTTAAAGGTGCAAAGATATTACTTGTTGAGGATAATGATATTAATCAGGAGCTTGCGATTGAGCTGCTACAGCAGTGCGATATTGAGGTCATATTGGCTGAAAATGGCCAGCAAGCGTTAGATATTTTAGGTCTTGACCCTGACTTTGATGGTGTATTGATGGATTGCCAGATGCCTGTGATGGATGGCTATGAGGCTAGCCGGAAAATTAGAGAAATTGAATGCTTTGAATGCCTACCAATATTAGCGATGACAGCAAATGCTATGGTAGGAGACAGAGAAAAAGTTATAACGGCTGGAATGAACGACCATATTTCAAAACCACTCAATGTGGAATTAATGTATGAAACTATGGCCCGGTGGATCTCACCTCAATGTAGAGGTTTAGCTAGCACTGGTATTGAAAAACTTATGCTGTCAGCCCATGATAACTGTGCGAGTAAAAAAGCTGTTGCTAGCGAGGCTGAAATATTAGAGCTAAGTAAGTTGCAAGTGCTATTGGAAGGTAATGATACTGGAGCTGAAGAGCAGTTTGAATTAGTCAAGCGTTTACCAAGTTTATCTAAATACTCAAAAGAGCTTCAGAGGCTAGAAGATATGTTAGATGAATATCGGTTTGATGATGCGCTTAATGCAGTCAAATTACTTATCTTACTTCTAGAGTCATAA
- a CDS encoding response regulator — translation MDSRSFQIGGSISEQTSIYIKREADIQLYQSLKKRELCYVFNSRQVGKSSLLLNVKSRLTEKGCHCCFLDLSRIGSVGVSPEQWYAGIISELWHGFALPTVDSAMVKWWKALGDITPAQKLAHFLQHKLLELYTEKEMVIFFDEVDSVLSLPFPADDFFSVIRSCYNLRAEKSELRNLSFAFFGVALPSELIANPKRSPFNIGRSIALEGFSLSEAMPLCAALAIEGYQSERLLEAVLYWSHGQPFLTQKICQLVIDNANVFSPKGELTRQVPLTEQALVDKVVKEKIIDDWKSNDNPEHLRTIKDRLILDDKVSVHSLATYAELLSSPIGELQIDKVGDISRLYLTGLISQRKGVIRVRTKVYEEVFNLAWLSAQLQNIRPYAEKLKLWGSSYKDKYLLQGQELNEANLWSKGKVLPEIDHRYISSSQALSQRKTLDINRQLKQEIEQRQLAESELKSTLSLLNEATLKAEQANQAKSDFLARVSKEVRTPINSVLGLSHLALQCEIEPELRDYLLKMRNSTSYMLGVVDDIVDISKLERGELALKKETFLLDDVLDNLIDMVGARIYSKGLKFSLDMPKGFLPALLGDRNRVQQLLLNLMTNALAYTEYGEITLRVALLEQTEGKLTVRFSLCDTGIGIGAGHIEGVISKSDESVLQPGLGLSLCCELAVLMQGELYVSSKTNEGSCFSFTVTFDISTQHIPLATDTLNVAIIAEKENITQLTDKLELLEHRVTIFSSRDFMLFLLNGQSTTFDKLIVGGDDNLTTDLIEKVIQSHQVLEVIPLLELGATFPQRLKVLGFNQYVQLTSSLKRVQSILDGSSQAQGSQLRKLKFEHAFRILIADDDEINQEIVRELLEQQGLNVTIVGDGYAAVKSIMKNSFDLVLMDIDMPILGGVEAVNEVRELSHQVQYMHLADLPIIAMTAHALVGDRERFLAAGMNDHISKPIDHQLLSECIYQCLSQANKEVNTMIEVAETSQLKLPNVEINEALKRCSNNQSLLLKLLHRFATKYQQGILDDELSPAQLTSLAHTIKGSAANLGLNDVGQLAANLEQELKETLTIDSDSIASFSKVLADQCNELLLCPEVTQGELLQAVNLTSEKTTMVLVDKPSSTIKEFIRELKTQYKVIFYPNYDKAMESLLEKHNPKYVLIGYSEQLKTSALALCSKIRLEKGKAVKIFFISDHELNDSDYAVGIEKGANDFISYHINSTLLSLRLRLTN, via the coding sequence ATGGACTCTCGTAGTTTTCAGATCGGTGGTAGTATTTCTGAGCAGACATCGATATATATCAAACGTGAGGCTGATATACAGTTATACCAGTCCCTGAAAAAACGAGAGCTTTGTTATGTGTTTAACTCTAGGCAAGTGGGTAAGTCATCACTGCTTCTCAATGTAAAGTCTAGGCTGACAGAAAAAGGCTGCCACTGCTGCTTTTTAGACCTGAGCCGCATAGGTAGTGTAGGTGTAAGCCCTGAGCAATGGTATGCCGGTATCATTTCAGAGTTATGGCATGGGTTCGCATTACCGACTGTTGACTCTGCTATGGTCAAATGGTGGAAGGCGCTAGGCGATATAACTCCAGCTCAAAAGTTAGCGCATTTTCTCCAACATAAACTACTCGAACTCTACACTGAAAAAGAGATGGTGATCTTTTTTGATGAGGTAGATTCTGTTCTTAGCCTTCCTTTTCCTGCTGATGATTTTTTCTCTGTCATTCGTTCTTGCTATAATTTACGAGCTGAGAAAAGCGAGCTGCGTAATTTGAGTTTTGCATTTTTTGGTGTTGCACTTCCTTCTGAGTTAATTGCAAACCCGAAACGGTCGCCATTCAATATTGGACGCTCTATTGCTTTGGAAGGTTTTTCACTTTCCGAAGCAATGCCTTTGTGTGCTGCATTGGCTATAGAGGGTTATCAGTCTGAGCGATTGCTAGAGGCTGTTCTATATTGGAGTCATGGTCAGCCATTTTTAACACAAAAGATCTGTCAGCTTGTGATTGACAACGCGAATGTATTTAGTCCTAAAGGGGAGCTGACTAGGCAAGTTCCTCTCACTGAGCAAGCACTTGTCGATAAAGTTGTTAAAGAAAAAATTATTGATGATTGGAAGAGTAATGATAATCCTGAACACCTACGAACTATCAAAGATCGCCTGATATTAGATGATAAGGTCTCGGTTCATAGCCTCGCAACTTATGCTGAATTATTATCCAGCCCTATTGGTGAACTTCAAATCGATAAGGTGGGTGATATTAGTCGACTGTATTTAACGGGGCTAATTTCACAGCGTAAAGGTGTCATTCGTGTAAGAACAAAAGTTTATGAGGAAGTGTTCAATCTTGCTTGGTTAAGTGCTCAATTACAAAATATAAGGCCGTATGCTGAAAAATTAAAACTTTGGGGCTCCTCTTACAAGGATAAATATTTACTTCAAGGTCAAGAGCTTAATGAAGCTAACTTATGGAGCAAAGGAAAGGTTCTACCGGAGATAGACCACAGGTATATCTCTTCAAGTCAGGCTTTATCTCAAAGAAAAACACTTGATATAAATAGGCAACTTAAGCAAGAGATAGAGCAAAGGCAGTTAGCTGAGTCAGAGTTAAAATCAACACTCTCATTACTCAATGAGGCAACCTTAAAGGCTGAGCAAGCGAATCAAGCTAAAAGTGATTTTCTTGCAAGAGTGAGCAAAGAGGTTAGGACTCCAATAAATAGTGTTCTAGGCTTAAGTCATCTCGCTTTACAGTGTGAAATTGAGCCCGAGTTACGTGACTATTTACTGAAAATGAGAAATTCAACCAGTTATATGTTAGGCGTGGTTGATGATATTGTCGATATTAGTAAGCTTGAGCGTGGAGAGTTAGCACTTAAGAAAGAGACGTTTCTGCTTGATGATGTTCTTGATAACTTGATTGATATGGTTGGTGCAAGGATTTACAGTAAAGGACTTAAATTCTCACTTGATATGCCTAAAGGCTTTCTGCCTGCTTTGTTGGGAGATCGTAATCGAGTACAGCAGCTATTACTCAACTTAATGACCAATGCACTCGCTTATACAGAGTATGGTGAAATAACGTTACGAGTAGCTTTGTTGGAACAAACGGAAGGGAAGTTAACGGTTAGGTTTAGCTTATGTGATACGGGTATAGGTATTGGTGCTGGTCATATAGAAGGTGTGATTAGCAAGAGTGATGAATCGGTATTACAGCCAGGCCTAGGATTAAGTCTATGCTGTGAACTCGCTGTGTTAATGCAAGGTGAGCTTTATGTCAGTAGTAAAACTAATGAGGGAAGTTGTTTCTCTTTTACTGTTACGTTTGATATTTCAACTCAACATATTCCTTTAGCAACAGATACCCTTAATGTCGCAATTATTGCAGAAAAAGAAAATATAACGCAATTAACTGATAAACTTGAATTATTAGAACATAGAGTGACCATATTTTCTTCTAGAGACTTTATGCTTTTTCTACTGAACGGCCAATCAACTACGTTTGATAAACTCATCGTAGGTGGTGATGATAATTTAACGACTGACTTGATTGAAAAAGTGATCCAATCACATCAAGTTTTGGAGGTGATACCTTTACTTGAGCTCGGTGCCACTTTTCCTCAGAGACTTAAAGTATTAGGGTTTAATCAGTATGTTCAATTGACCTCTAGCTTGAAGCGAGTTCAATCTATTTTAGATGGTAGCTCTCAAGCACAGGGAAGCCAATTACGTAAATTAAAATTTGAACATGCTTTTCGAATTTTGATTGCTGATGATGATGAAATAAATCAAGAGATTGTCAGAGAGCTATTAGAGCAGCAAGGTCTGAATGTCACCATTGTTGGCGATGGTTATGCTGCCGTGAAAAGTATTATGAAAAACTCTTTTGATCTCGTGTTGATGGATATTGATATGCCTATTTTAGGTGGTGTCGAAGCTGTTAATGAAGTTCGAGAGTTATCACATCAAGTCCAATACATGCACTTGGCAGATCTCCCTATTATAGCGATGACTGCGCATGCCCTAGTTGGTGATAGGGAGCGTTTTCTTGCTGCGGGTATGAATGACCATATTAGTAAGCCTATCGATCACCAGCTACTTAGCGAGTGTATCTACCAATGCTTATCTCAAGCCAATAAGGAAGTTAATACAATGATAGAAGTTGCAGAAACTTCACAATTGAAACTACCAAATGTGGAAATTAATGAAGCACTTAAGCGCTGTAGTAACAATCAATCACTTCTTCTTAAATTGCTGCACCGCTTTGCCACTAAATATCAGCAAGGTATTTTAGATGATGAGTTATCGCCCGCGCAGCTAACTTCACTTGCCCATACTATTAAAGGAAGTGCGGCAAATTTAGGGTTGAATGATGTAGGCCAGTTGGCTGCAAACCTTGAACAAGAGTTAAAAGAAACACTAACAATTGATTCAGATAGCATAGCTAGCTTTTCTAAGGTGTTAGCGGATCAATGTAACGAGTTACTCTTATGTCCAGAAGTTACACAGGGGGAGCTTCTTCAAGCAGTCAATTTAACTAGTGAAAAAACAACAATGGTATTAGTGGATAAGCCTTCTAGTACGATAAAAGAGTTTATCCGAGAGTTGAAAACCCAGTACAAAGTGATCTTCTACCCTAATTATGACAAGGCTATGGAATCATTATTAGAAAAGCATAATCCCAAGTATGTGTTAATTGGATATTCAGAGCAATTAAAGACTAGTGCATTAGCCTTGTGCAGCAAAATTAGGCTGGAAAAAGGGAAGGCTGTTAAAATTTTCTTTATATCAGACCATGAGCTTAATGATTCTGACTATGCTGTTGGGATTGAAAAAGGTGCAAATGACTTTATTTCTTATCATATTAACTCTACTTTACTAAGCCTTAGGCTTAGGCTTACGAACTAA